In Notamacropus eugenii isolate mMacEug1 chromosome 1, mMacEug1.pri_v2, whole genome shotgun sequence, one genomic interval encodes:
- the LOC140521556 gene encoding kappaPI-actitoxin-Ael3a-like isoform X1, whose protein sequence is MSQYPTPCLRSSKILPSSQPYLHGPQEKVMEQTRQPHPKRLDLKTFAWRKQSICKAEEDQGFCRGYFLRWFFNTTSRNCETFIYGGCGGNSNNFHSKLQCIGKCILWG, encoded by the exons ATGAGTCAATACCCCACGCCCTGCCTTCGTTCTTCCAAGATCCTCCCCAGCTCTCAACCTTATCTTCATGGGCCTCAGGAGAAGGT GATGGAGCAAACCAGACAGCCCCATCCTAAGAGGCTGGACCTTAAAACCTTTGCCTGGCGGAAACAAA GTATATGCAAGGCTGAGGAGGATCAAGGCTTCTGTCGGGGCTACTTCCTGCGCTGGTTCTTTAACACAACATCCAGAAATTGTGAAACCTTCATCTATGGAGGCTGCGGAGGCAACAGCAACAACTTCCACTCCAAGCTTCAGTGTATTGGAAAATGCATCCTTTGGG
- the LOC140521556 gene encoding PI-actitoxin-Axm2b-like isoform X2, translating into MRPWAPLTLLVLVFSFCIELKATSGICKAEEDQGFCRGYFLRWFFNTTSRNCETFIYGGCGGNSNNFHSKLQCIGKCILWG; encoded by the exons ATGAGACCCTGGGCACCTCTCACCCTTCTGGTGCTGGTCTTCTCCTTCTGCATAGAGCTGAAGGCTACATCAG GTATATGCAAGGCTGAGGAGGATCAAGGCTTCTGTCGGGGCTACTTCCTGCGCTGGTTCTTTAACACAACATCCAGAAATTGTGAAACCTTCATCTATGGAGGCTGCGGAGGCAACAGCAACAACTTCCACTCCAAGCTTCAGTGTATTGGAAAATGCATCCTTTGGG